A portion of the Adhaeribacter radiodurans genome contains these proteins:
- the nadC gene encoding carboxylating nicotinate-nucleotide diphosphorylase, whose amino-acid sequence MRPSYITDEALEQFIKQALAEDVGDGDHSSLASIPDSAQNEAQLLIKGTGILAGVELAQEIIRCVDPALRVNVYLTDGATVKPGDVAFIVSGKAQSILTAERLVLNCMQRMSGIATYTHQLNQLIAGTNARLLDTRKTTPNFRMMEKWAVLIGGGVNHRYGLFDMIILKDNHVDYAGGIKQAIAATKDYLQRTNRQLKIVVETRNLQEVQQVLETSGIDRIMLDNMTPDQLREAVQLIGGRVTTEASGGITNETIAAIAATSVDYISVGALTHSVRSMDISLKARK is encoded by the coding sequence GTGAGACCATCTTATATAACCGACGAAGCCCTGGAACAATTTATTAAGCAAGCATTAGCCGAAGACGTAGGAGATGGTGACCATTCGTCGCTGGCCTCTATTCCGGATAGTGCCCAAAATGAAGCCCAGTTGTTAATAAAAGGTACGGGAATATTGGCAGGCGTAGAACTGGCCCAGGAAATTATTCGTTGCGTAGATCCTGCTTTGCGCGTAAATGTATATTTAACCGATGGCGCTACGGTTAAACCCGGCGATGTCGCCTTTATTGTTTCTGGTAAAGCCCAGTCTATTTTAACCGCCGAACGTCTGGTTTTAAATTGCATGCAGCGCATGAGTGGCATTGCTACCTATACCCACCAATTAAATCAACTAATTGCCGGTACAAACGCTCGTTTACTGGATACCCGCAAAACTACGCCCAACTTCCGGATGATGGAAAAATGGGCGGTATTAATTGGTGGCGGCGTAAACCACCGGTATGGTCTTTTCGACATGATTATTCTGAAAGATAACCACGTAGATTATGCCGGCGGTATTAAGCAAGCTATTGCGGCCACTAAAGATTACCTGCAACGAACAAACCGGCAATTAAAAATAGTAGTGGAAACCCGTAATTTACAGGAAGTACAACAAGTATTAGAAACCAGTGGTATAGATCGCATTATGCTGGATAACATGACACCTGATCAGTTGCGGGAAGCCGTGCAACTTATTGGCGGACGTGTTACTACCGAAGCTTCGGGTGGTATTACAAACGAAACAATTGCGGCCATAGCAGCTACCAGCGTCGATTATATTTCCGTGGGAGCTCTTACCCATTCGGTACGAAGCATGGATATAAGCCTGAAAGCAAGAAAATAA
- a CDS encoding DUF4783 domain-containing protein, translating into MLTFVITSWVFTGQVYAQDDVLSGVRTALSTGDSKQLAQYFNTSVEIGIDGNKSTYSQTQAEFVLRDFFSKQAPTGLERLHNGSSDQGLTYEIMKYKYNGGSYRVMVYIKQFRGANLIDTIEFTKE; encoded by the coding sequence ATGCTGACATTTGTCATTACCTCTTGGGTATTTACAGGTCAGGTATATGCTCAGGACGATGTGCTGAGTGGTGTTCGGACAGCACTCAGTACCGGAGATTCAAAACAATTAGCGCAATATTTTAATACTTCCGTTGAAATAGGAATTGATGGTAATAAATCTACTTACAGCCAAACGCAAGCTGAATTTGTACTCCGTGATTTTTTTAGTAAACAAGCTCCAACAGGTTTAGAACGCTTACACAATGGTTCATCTGACCAGGGGCTAACGTACGAAATTATGAAATACAAATATAACGGTGGTTCTTATCGGGTAATGGTGTACATTAAACAATTTAGAGGCGCTAATCTGATAGACACTATTGAATTTACAAAAGAATAG